GCCTCGTGTCGAGCACCACCGCGCTGCGCGCGCATCTGGTCCGTGCCCGTCTGGCCGGTGTCGTGGCCACCACGCGCGAGGTGAGCCTGCGCAGTTACCGGCTGTTCGCCGCCGGGGATCCCCGGGCGCTGATCGGCCTGGACCCGGAACTCCCGTGGGGGCAGCGGGAGCTGATCGAACTGATGGCTGAGAAGTGCGGAGTTTCGGCCGATCCGCTGTGCACCTTCGGCCATGATGTGATTGACCCGGAGCTGACCCTGAGCGCGCTCGGCGCCTTCGCCGACCGGCTCGGCGCGGCGGCCCGGCGGGGCGCGGCGGTGCTGATCGGTACCGGGCACCCGCACCGGCTCCTCGGCTTCTACGCCGCTCTCGCGGACGCCCTGTCGGCGGCGGGATGTACCGTCCTCACCCCGGCGCAGGGTCGCTGTGTCGACATAACGACCCGGTTCGGTCTACGTACGCACCACCTGGACTACGTACGACAAGTGGCCCTCGTGCGGCTCCCGGGCCCCGCGCGCCCCGGTTGTGAGCCCGGCGCACACACGCATTCCCCGCTGCCGGTCCGGGTGGCCCTCGACGCGGCCGCGGCGGCCGGAGGACCGCTGCCCGAGCTGGTGATCGGGGACCACGGCTGGGTGTGCGGAGCAGGTCAACTGGGGTTCGAGGCCATGGGTCTGGCGGACACGGACGATCCCGCTCCGTTCGTCGGGCAGGCGGAGGGGCGCGTGGCCGTCGTGGTGCCGCTGGATGACGGAGTGCGATCCGTGTACTACCGTCCGCTCATCCGCTATGTGCTCGGCCGGGCGGGTCTGTCGCCCTAGGTTGCCGATGCGTGCACCTCTTCCCCACTCGCATCACCCGCCCCTAGTCTGGGGAGTGAGCACGCAGCGACGAAGAGTCACCGGAAGGGGAAGCCGGCGACCGTCGAGTGCGGAAGGTGCAGGTGTGTCATGGCTGCAGCTGACCAGAGGCCTCTCAACGAGGTCCAGTTCCTTACCGTGGCGGAGGTCGCCTCGGTGATGCGAGTGTCGAAGATGACCGTGTACCGCCTGGTGCACAGCGGTCATCTGCCCGCGATCCGGGTGGGGCGGTCCTTCCGCGTCCCGGAGCAAGCGGTTCACGAGTATCTTCGCGAGAGCTATGTGGGGGTGGAACCCGCCTGACGACCGGCCGGGGGGCCCGTACCGGCCCGGCCGGGACCCCCGGACACCTCGATTAACGGCCTCAGCACTCGGGCGGGTAGGCTAGCCCCTCGTAGGTCGTGTGGGCCCATGGCGCCCAAACACCGAGTGATGAGAAGTGAGCGAGGGTAGTCGTGGGCTCTGTTATCAAGAAGCGGCGCAAGCGGATGGCCAAGAAGAAGCACCGCAAGCTGCTGAAGCGCACCCGCGTCCAGCGTCGCAACAAGAAGTAGCGACGCCGGTCGCCACTGGTCAGTGCGCGACAACGCGAGAGCGTGTCTGTGGCCCCCCACCCGTGCGGTGGGGGGCCACACTAGGTTGGCCGCACACGGGGTACGCGGGACGCGACGTGAAGGCGGCCCGAAGGCGGCCCGACGGCGACGTGAAGGAAGGCGCTGATCTTGGGACAGACCGTGCTCGTGACCGGGGTGGCCCGCCGGCTCGCCGGCCGGTTCGTCCGGCGGATCCTGCGTGACCCGGAGGTGGACCGGGTGGTGGGCGTGGACGCGGTGCCGCCCGAGCACTCGCTGGGCGGCGCCGACTTCGTCCAGGCCGACATCCGCCAGCCGACCATCGCGCGGGTGCTCGCCGAGGCGTCCGCCGACACGGTCGTCCACCTGGACGTGACCGGCACCGCGCTGGGCGGCGGCAGCCGGGCCACGGTCAAGGAGACCAACGTCATCGGCACCATGCAGCTGCTGGGCGCCTGCCAGAAGTCACCCAGCGTGCGGCGTCTCGTGGTGAAGTCCAGCACCAACGTCTACGGCTCCGCGCCCCGCGATCCGGCGGTGTTCACCGAGACCACCCCGGCCAAGTCCCTGCCCAGCGGCGGCTTCGCCAAGGACGCCGTCGAGGTCGAGGGCTACGTCCGGGGCTTCGCGCGGCGGCGGCCGGACGTGGCGGTGTGCGTGCTGCGCTTCGCCAACATCCTCGGGCCGACCGTGGACACCCCGCTCGCCGCGTACTTC
The sequence above is drawn from the Streptomyces sp. SAT1 genome and encodes:
- a CDS encoding helix-turn-helix domain-containing protein; the encoded protein is MAAADQRPLNEVQFLTVAEVASVMRVSKMTVYRLVHSGHLPAIRVGRSFRVPEQAVHEYLRESYVGVEPA
- a CDS encoding phosphatase codes for the protein MSSTTALRAHLVRARLAGVVATTREVSLRSYRLFAAGDPRALIGLDPELPWGQRELIELMAEKCGVSADPLCTFGHDVIDPELTLSALGAFADRLGAAARRGAAVLIGTGHPHRLLGFYAALADALSAAGCTVLTPAQGRCVDITTRFGLRTHHLDYVRQVALVRLPGPARPGCEPGAHTHSPLPVRVALDAAAAAGGPLPELVIGDHGWVCGAGQLGFEAMGLADTDDPAPFVGQAEGRVAVVVPLDDGVRSVYYRPLIRYVLGRAGLSP
- a CDS encoding NAD-dependent epimerase/dehydratase family protein; its protein translation is MGQTVLVTGVARRLAGRFVRRILRDPEVDRVVGVDAVPPEHSLGGADFVQADIRQPTIARVLAEASADTVVHLDVTGTALGGGSRATVKETNVIGTMQLLGACQKSPSVRRLVVKSSTNVYGSAPRDPAVFTETTPAKSLPSGGFAKDAVEVEGYVRGFARRRPDVAVCVLRFANILGPTVDTPLAAYFALPVLPTVFGYDPRLQFAHEDDVVEVLRLAAREARRGTLNSGTFNIAGDGVLLLSQCARRLGRPTVPLLLPAVTWAGSLVRTLGMTDFSPEQIRLLTHGRVVATDEMRRTLGFAPRYTTAETFEDFVRSRGPGLLPPEALAGAVDRIAALSRRGGAHLPTPSAN
- a CDS encoding 30S ribosomal protein bS22 translates to MGSVIKKRRKRMAKKKHRKLLKRTRVQRRNKK